In the Pirellulales bacterium genome, one interval contains:
- a CDS encoding flagellar motor protein MotB yields MAGKGGGAWKVAYADFVTAMMAFFLVMWITAQSNSVKQAIAKYFEHPYDAASRSPVESKGSSGASLIPLHREMDGVPPRSNAKGKSALGGGMMTDDQPPDPASAPKSGGVKKRSGFMLRSSDQSGMGNVIAFPGDSAELDARAKQAINEMFPVFLGKLNKIEIRGHTNEVPGTDPAASAKMWQLSYERCVAIMRYFVLHGIEPKRIRLSQTGPDESRADDDDFRDPSQMARVEVYMLPEYVDNFIAQTRPDENKTESKADSSADRPIANPTADQPACKKN; encoded by the coding sequence ATGGCAGGCAAAGGCGGCGGCGCTTGGAAAGTGGCTTACGCGGACTTTGTGACCGCGATGATGGCGTTTTTTTTGGTGATGTGGATCACGGCCCAAAGCAATTCCGTCAAGCAAGCCATTGCCAAGTACTTTGAGCATCCTTACGATGCCGCTTCGCGCTCGCCGGTGGAATCCAAAGGCAGCTCCGGCGCGTCGCTCATTCCGTTGCATCGCGAAATGGATGGCGTGCCGCCGCGCAGCAACGCCAAAGGAAAATCGGCGCTTGGCGGAGGGATGATGACCGACGATCAGCCGCCTGACCCGGCCAGCGCGCCGAAATCCGGCGGCGTGAAAAAACGGAGCGGCTTCATGCTCCGCAGCTCCGATCAATCAGGAATGGGCAATGTCATTGCGTTTCCCGGCGACTCGGCGGAATTGGACGCCCGAGCGAAACAAGCCATCAACGAAATGTTTCCTGTGTTTTTGGGAAAGCTGAACAAAATTGAAATCCGCGGGCACACCAACGAAGTTCCAGGAACCGATCCAGCTGCCAGCGCTAAGATGTGGCAGCTTTCCTATGAGCGGTGCGTGGCGATCATGCGATATTTTGTGCTACACGGCATCGAGCCCAAACGCATTCGCCTGAGTCAGACCGGGCCTGACGAATCGCGGGCCGACGACGATGACTTCCGCGACCCCTCGCAAATGGCGCGGGTTGAAGTATATATGTTGCCGGAGTACGTCGACAATTTTATCGCTCAGACAAGGCCCGATGAGAATAAAACCGAATCGAAAGCGGATTCTTCGGCCGATCGTCCAATTGCAAACCCCACCGCTGATCAGCCCGCTTGCAAGAAAAATTGA
- a CDS encoding 30S ribosomal protein S1, producing the protein MVNRNLIRDLYDVEDLDQEVAAAMADAVENEVAVATIEPNENSIVEGRIIRVDDEFVLVDVGFKSEGQIPRHEWDETEDPPQIGQQLKVLIEEVDESTDLETRGLIALSKRKARKIEEWNKVMDSVKEGDVVTGAVTRKIKGGLLVDVSGVNVFLPASQVDIRRPSDIGDYVGRTIQCLVLKIDESRRNIVVSRRALIEQERTEKKKQLLETLQEGQLRTGVVKNIAEFGAFVDLGGIDGLLHITDMSWGRIGHPSEMVAIDQEVEVQILHIDREREKIALGLKQKTASPWDNVEEKYAVGSVHKGTVVNVMSYGAFVKLEEGIEGLVHISEMSWTKRISHPNELVHIDDEVQVVVLKIDKEKHEISLGMKQTQDNPWDKVADRYPIGTLVEGTVRNLTNYGAFIEIEEGIDGLLHVSDMSWTRKISHPSEVVEKGQKIKCKVLSVDQQRRRIALGLKQLEDDPWATDIPSRYQSGQIVKGTVTKLTNFGVFVGLENGLEGLLHISELADHKVENPEEIVKVGDEIEVKILRVDTEERKIGLSRKRVQWTEEHEAAEAENEAAAENGEKSGGTGTPATELKGGVGKSGPLIQPAGE; encoded by the coding sequence ATGGTTAATCGAAATTTAATTCGCGATTTGTACGACGTTGAAGATTTGGATCAAGAGGTGGCGGCCGCCATGGCCGATGCCGTCGAAAACGAAGTGGCCGTGGCCACCATCGAGCCCAATGAAAATTCCATTGTCGAGGGGCGCATAATTCGAGTCGACGATGAGTTTGTGCTGGTCGACGTCGGTTTCAAAAGCGAAGGTCAAATTCCGCGCCACGAATGGGATGAAACGGAAGACCCGCCGCAAATTGGCCAGCAACTGAAAGTGCTGATTGAGGAGGTTGACGAAAGCACCGATTTGGAAACCCGCGGCCTGATTGCCTTGTCCAAGCGCAAAGCACGCAAGATTGAGGAATGGAACAAGGTGATGGATTCGGTCAAGGAGGGGGACGTGGTGACGGGCGCGGTCACACGCAAAATCAAAGGCGGTTTGCTGGTCGATGTCAGCGGCGTGAACGTATTCTTGCCCGCCAGCCAGGTCGATATTCGCCGCCCGTCCGACATTGGCGACTACGTGGGCCGCACCATTCAGTGCTTAGTGCTCAAAATTGACGAATCGCGCCGCAACATCGTTGTCAGCCGCCGCGCCCTGATCGAACAAGAACGAACCGAAAAGAAAAAACAGCTCCTGGAAACGCTTCAGGAAGGTCAACTGCGCACCGGCGTCGTGAAAAACATTGCCGAGTTCGGCGCCTTCGTCGATTTGGGCGGCATCGACGGCCTGTTGCATATTACCGACATGAGCTGGGGTCGCATTGGCCATCCGTCAGAAATGGTGGCGATCGACCAGGAAGTCGAAGTCCAAATCTTGCACATCGATCGGGAACGGGAAAAAATCGCCCTGGGCCTGAAGCAAAAAACCGCCAGCCCGTGGGACAACGTGGAAGAAAAGTACGCGGTCGGCTCGGTCCACAAGGGCACCGTGGTCAACGTCATGAGCTACGGCGCTTTTGTGAAGTTAGAAGAAGGCATCGAAGGATTGGTGCACATTAGCGAAATGTCCTGGACCAAGCGCATCAGCCATCCCAACGAATTGGTGCACATCGACGACGAAGTGCAAGTAGTCGTGCTTAAAATCGACAAAGAAAAGCACGAAATTTCACTGGGCATGAAGCAAACGCAAGATAACCCCTGGGACAAAGTCGCCGACCGCTACCCCATTGGCACCTTGGTGGAAGGCACCGTGCGGAATCTTACGAATTACGGCGCCTTCATCGAAATCGAAGAAGGCATCGACGGCTTGCTCCACGTCAGCGACATGTCGTGGACCCGCAAAATCAGCCATCCTAGCGAGGTGGTCGAGAAAGGGCAAAAAATCAAATGCAAGGTGCTTTCGGTCGATCAACAGCGCCGCCGCATCGCCTTGGGCCTTAAGCAGCTGGAAGACGATCCTTGGGCGACCGATATTCCCAGCCGTTACCAATCGGGTCAAATCGTCAAGGGCACCGTTACCAAGCTCACCAACTTCGGCGTGTTCGTGGGGCTGGAAAATGGCCTGGAAGGCTTGCTCCATATTTCCGAGTTGGCCGATCACAAGGTGGAAAACCCGGAGGAAATTGTCAAAGTCGGTGACGAAATTGAAGTGAAAATTTTGCGGGTCGACACCGAAGAACGCAAAATCGGCTTGTCGCGCAAGCGGGTGCAATGGACCGAAGAGCACGAAGCCGCGGAAGCGGAAAATGAAGCCGCCGCCGAAAACGGTGAAAAGAGCGGCGGAACAGGCACTCCGGCAACTGAACTCAAAGGCGGCGTCGGCAAAAGCGGTCCGCTAATTCAACCCGCAGGAGAGTAG
- a CDS encoding RNA polymerase sigma factor RpoD/SigA — translation MPTTRRRPSAAVQTPLETYLREINETALLNGPQERELAVAIGNGDVQARDRMVRANLRLVVNIARGYTGKGLGLQDLIEEGNLGLLRAVEGFDPAMGTRFSTYASYWIKQSIKRALINSAKTIRIPAYMVELLSKWRRASARLTEELGRSPTPEEVGRVLGLPRKKLSIIKKAIRIYNSTPQTDQPEAGWSLGEMVTDDTTKPPEEMLLTSDNLHHVMRMLQTMDAREATVLRMRFGLEDNEPRTLKEIGEALGLTRERVRQIETEALHKLAAGLEGDVQLAEV, via the coding sequence ATGCCAACCACTCGTCGCCGGCCTTCCGCGGCCGTTCAAACGCCGCTGGAAACCTACCTCCGCGAAATCAACGAAACCGCGCTGTTGAATGGGCCGCAGGAACGGGAATTGGCCGTTGCCATTGGCAACGGCGATGTGCAGGCCCGCGACCGCATGGTCCGTGCCAATTTGCGGCTGGTCGTAAATATTGCTCGGGGATACACCGGCAAAGGCCTCGGGCTGCAAGATTTAATTGAAGAGGGCAATCTCGGTCTGTTGCGGGCAGTCGAAGGCTTCGATCCGGCCATGGGCACACGCTTCAGCACGTATGCCAGCTACTGGATTAAGCAGTCGATTAAGCGGGCCCTCATCAACTCCGCTAAAACCATCCGCATTCCCGCATACATGGTGGAGCTGCTTTCTAAATGGCGTCGAGCCAGCGCGCGGCTAACCGAAGAGCTTGGCCGCTCACCAACTCCGGAAGAAGTGGGCCGCGTCCTGGGGCTGCCGCGGAAAAAACTTTCCATCATCAAAAAGGCCATCCGCATTTACAACAGCACGCCACAAACCGATCAGCCGGAGGCTGGCTGGTCGTTGGGCGAAATGGTCACCGACGACACCACCAAGCCCCCCGAGGAAATGTTGCTGACCAGCGACAATTTGCATCATGTGATGCGCATGCTGCAAACCATGGATGCCCGCGAGGCCACGGTCCTGCGAATGCGTTTTGGTCTGGAAGACAACGAGCCCCGTACTCTGAAAGAAATTGGCGAAGCGCTGGGTCTGACCCGCGAACGAGTGCGTCAAATCGAAACCGAAGCTTTGCACAAGCTGGCCGCCGGTTTGGAAGGCGATGTGCAGCTAGCGGAAGTGTAG
- a CDS encoding HDOD domain-containing protein, whose protein sequence is MPENIVELERFVDRAGPLYSLPTVAVEILQLTAQPKVDLSELKKCLMRDPALVSKMLRVVNSSLFGLSRGVSDLNQALALLGTKSVRLLVLGFSLPEELFAGLTGDILRRYWHHTAIKATAAREISESIYRMPGEEPFIAGLLQDLGMLVLIQQLGEPYVRFLERAFAKAVDVSAAETVTLGFDHVQLSARLLQRWSLPENLVAAIGVGNSTERMEKIPDSQKALPQILHLADLLSGMLAEGRTDWLGGLLGVGQHYHQLSGTQLTALVSRLRAKVDQFSNVLSVELPADINYESILAEAYRRLTTEADSAATDLSAMQQFETAGIPVVAAANLATNDAREESAVLGDAAALSEAVRRFSQQAAKKMPGKSLLFARTPAKAALQAMPKHAGAPSPAMATTVSQDSNGSSTLPSVALSGTATQSAASLKNVAVTENKAGISTELLRSVEQAIATCRRTRQPLSLVLVEIDQFEELSAKWGGHECLRLAKLVSLTCSCVEHAHNVQLQTNECRFALVLPNCDRPGAGEIGHQILSGIRRLSQRHRDVAEAKLKISVGVTTVAMLAKNFLPAMLLDSADRCLHAAQLSGGNTLKSIDVL, encoded by the coding sequence ATGCCCGAGAACATAGTCGAACTGGAACGTTTTGTCGACCGAGCCGGGCCGCTTTACAGTTTGCCCACGGTGGCGGTGGAGATTTTGCAACTCACCGCGCAGCCGAAAGTCGATTTGTCGGAGCTGAAAAAATGCCTGATGCGCGATCCGGCGCTGGTCAGCAAAATGCTGCGGGTTGTGAATAGTTCGCTGTTTGGGCTCAGCCGAGGCGTTTCCGATTTGAATCAGGCGCTGGCGTTGTTGGGAACCAAATCGGTGCGGCTCTTGGTTTTAGGCTTCTCGCTGCCTGAAGAATTATTTGCAGGATTGACCGGCGACATTTTGCGCCGGTACTGGCACCACACCGCGATTAAGGCAACTGCGGCCCGCGAAATCAGCGAGTCGATTTACCGCATGCCGGGGGAAGAGCCGTTTATTGCGGGCCTGTTGCAAGACTTGGGCATGCTGGTGCTGATCCAGCAACTGGGCGAGCCTTACGTACGGTTTTTGGAACGGGCCTTTGCGAAGGCCGTTGATGTCAGCGCGGCTGAGACCGTTACGCTGGGCTTCGATCATGTGCAACTTAGCGCGCGGCTGCTTCAGCGATGGTCGCTGCCGGAAAACCTGGTGGCCGCTATCGGGGTGGGAAATTCGACGGAACGGATGGAAAAAATTCCCGATTCGCAAAAGGCGTTGCCGCAAATTTTGCACTTGGCCGATCTGCTGTCTGGCATGCTTGCCGAGGGGCGCACCGATTGGCTAGGCGGCCTGCTAGGCGTTGGCCAGCACTACCATCAGCTCAGCGGAACGCAACTCACGGCGTTGGTAAGCCGGCTGCGCGCAAAAGTCGATCAATTTAGCAACGTGCTGTCCGTGGAATTGCCGGCAGATATAAATTACGAGAGCATTCTGGCCGAAGCTTATCGCCGCTTGACAACCGAGGCCGATTCGGCCGCCACAGATTTATCGGCGATGCAGCAATTTGAGACGGCGGGGATTCCAGTCGTTGCAGCGGCGAACCTCGCGACCAACGATGCTCGTGAAGAAAGCGCCGTCCTAGGCGATGCGGCCGCGCTCAGCGAAGCCGTTCGCCGCTTTTCGCAACAGGCTGCTAAAAAAATGCCGGGCAAATCGCTTTTATTTGCTCGCACGCCAGCCAAGGCAGCTTTGCAGGCAATGCCAAAACATGCCGGCGCACCCTCGCCTGCGATGGCGACCACGGTTTCGCAGGACTCGAACGGCAGCAGCACGCTGCCCAGCGTTGCACTGTCGGGAACGGCTACGCAGTCTGCGGCGTCCTTGAAAAACGTCGCGGTGACAGAAAACAAAGCGGGCATCAGCACGGAATTGCTCCGCAGCGTGGAGCAAGCCATCGCCACCTGCCGACGAACACGACAGCCGTTGAGTTTAGTTTTGGTGGAAATCGACCAGTTTGAAGAATTGTCGGCCAAATGGGGCGGGCACGAATGTCTTCGCTTGGCGAAATTGGTGTCGCTCACTTGTAGCTGCGTGGAACACGCGCACAACGTTCAATTACAAACCAATGAATGCCGCTTTGCTTTGGTGCTGCCGAATTGTGATCGGCCGGGAGCTGGAGAAATTGGCCACCAAATTCTCAGTGGCATCCGCCGCCTGAGCCAGCGTCACCGCGATGTGGCCGAGGCCAAATTGAAGATTAGCGTGGGCGTTACCACGGTGGCGATGTTGGCAAAAAATTTCTTGCCTGCCATGTTGTTGGACAGCGCCGATCGTTGCCTGCACGCCGCCCAACTTTCCGGCGGGAACACATTGAAAAGCATCGACGTGCTGTGA
- the motA gene encoding flagellar motor stator protein MotA, with amino-acid sequence MIVILGGVIVLGCVMAGFIMAGGTIGALIHPSEFVTIGGAAIGALVLMTPIKVLKDLFKGMLGCVKGSPFNKQMYNDMFKLLYDLLRTARRDGLLALDSHVSNPHESEIFNKYPKIAANHHVVEFICGALVPVLDGTAKPEQLAALLEAELRVIEEEHHAPISALAKTADAMPGFGIVAAVLGIVVTMGAINGPAEEIGEKVGAALVGTFLGILISYGFLAPMCGRMEFLGKSELDFFKTIACVILAFFNDLPPKVAIEQGRRGVASESRPNREELEALFKEAEAG; translated from the coding sequence ATGATCGTCATTCTCGGCGGCGTTATTGTATTAGGCTGCGTCATGGCTGGCTTTATAATGGCCGGCGGCACGATTGGCGCACTCATTCACCCGTCAGAATTCGTCACGATTGGGGGGGCCGCGATCGGCGCGCTCGTGCTGATGACGCCGATCAAAGTACTGAAAGATTTGTTCAAGGGGATGCTGGGCTGCGTCAAAGGCTCCCCCTTCAATAAGCAAATGTACAACGACATGTTTAAGTTGCTGTATGATTTGCTCCGCACGGCACGACGCGATGGCTTGCTGGCACTCGATTCGCACGTTTCCAATCCGCACGAGAGCGAGATTTTTAATAAGTATCCCAAGATTGCCGCCAATCATCACGTCGTGGAATTTATTTGCGGCGCGCTAGTTCCAGTGCTCGACGGAACCGCCAAGCCAGAACAATTGGCGGCCCTGCTGGAGGCAGAATTGCGAGTGATTGAAGAAGAACATCACGCTCCGATTTCGGCCTTGGCAAAAACCGCCGACGCCATGCCGGGCTTTGGCATCGTGGCGGCTGTGCTAGGCATTGTGGTGACCATGGGCGCCATCAACGGACCGGCCGAAGAAATTGGCGAAAAAGTGGGCGCCGCGCTCGTCGGAACGTTCTTGGGAATTTTGATTTCCTACGGTTTTTTGGCCCCCATGTGCGGACGCATGGAATTCCTGGGCAAGTCCGAACTCGATTTTTTCAAAACGATCGCTTGCGTCATTTTGGCGTTCTTCAACGATTTACCCCCCAAGGTGGCCATCGAACAAGGCCGCCGCGGCGTGGCCAGCGAATCGCGCCCCAATCGAGAAGAGTTGGAAGCGCTATTTAAGGAAGCGGAAGCAGGATAA
- a CDS encoding DMT family transporter, producing the protein MSEAGPPPSLPPAEDFTSATPATIPNPLAGRLCVAAAALMWSSSGFFAKNPIFDSWPSDERGVLLAFWRALFAGLLILPAVRRPHWSGKLLPMAGCFAVMNVTFLSAMSLTTAANAIWLQNTAPWWIFGIGTLVLRDPVNRRDLFTLVPGALGIGLILFHEAGSESHWGVVWGLLAALSYAGVVIFFRNLRGEDTFWLVSINHLVTAAVIAPFVLWRGLWPSGWQWPLLAGFGFFQMALPYTLFGRGLRLISAQEAAAIGLLEPILSPFWAFLVRGEKPGGWTIAGAAMILLGLVLRYAWPKTGR; encoded by the coding sequence ATGAGTGAAGCCGGCCCGCCGCCATCGCTCCCTCCGGCAGAGGATTTCACTTCAGCAACTCCAGCGACAATTCCCAATCCGCTGGCTGGTCGGCTGTGTGTGGCAGCCGCTGCCTTGATGTGGAGTTCCAGTGGATTCTTTGCCAAGAATCCCATCTTTGATTCCTGGCCGAGCGATGAGCGCGGAGTTTTGCTGGCTTTTTGGCGGGCATTATTCGCAGGGCTGCTGATTCTGCCGGCGGTGCGCAGGCCGCATTGGTCCGGCAAGTTGTTGCCGATGGCCGGTTGCTTTGCCGTAATGAACGTGACATTTCTTTCGGCCATGTCGCTCACGACTGCGGCCAATGCCATCTGGCTGCAAAACACGGCGCCGTGGTGGATTTTTGGCATTGGCACACTCGTGCTGCGAGATCCGGTGAATCGTCGAGATTTATTTACCTTGGTGCCGGGCGCCTTGGGAATCGGTTTGATTTTGTTTCACGAAGCGGGAAGCGAATCGCACTGGGGCGTGGTGTGGGGGTTGCTTGCGGCGCTGAGTTACGCTGGCGTCGTCATCTTCTTTCGCAACTTGCGAGGCGAAGACACGTTTTGGTTAGTGAGCATCAACCATTTAGTTACCGCGGCAGTCATTGCACCCTTTGTATTGTGGCGAGGACTATGGCCTAGCGGTTGGCAATGGCCGCTGCTGGCGGGCTTCGGCTTTTTCCAGATGGCGCTGCCTTATACGCTCTTTGGGCGCGGGCTGCGCTTAATCTCTGCCCAAGAAGCCGCCGCCATTGGTTTGCTAGAACCAATTCTTTCGCCGTTCTGGGCTTTTCTAGTGCGTGGCGAAAAACCTGGCGGGTGGACGATTGCCGGCGCGGCAATGATTTTGCTCGGATTAGTTTTGCGCTATGCGTGGCCGAAAACGGGCCGGTAA
- a CDS encoding type II secretion system F family protein, which translates to MSFADLFAPRPATKKLAECLRRLSLSLEAGIDVRRALESEARRSPYGLRERLERMSGMVNKGSSFAAAMQETGDYFPPLMREVVSLGEQTGHLPEVLKQLAEHYEGQVGLRRVFMATVAWPLAELAIALAVIGFLIWMSAVIGRMTGAKTDLLGLGLTGELGLFVYCVFLGLVGCGLFLLYRAMVTGQLWARPIQRLVMRIPAISSALRTLAVARFAWTMHIALDAALDVKRALQLAVESTHNAEFIDQAPQMEAVITRGHPIHEALTEAGVFPIELLHAVQVGEESGRLPETLAILAKQQLEASRSAFAILSQLAGWLVWCLVAGLIIVLIFRLAGVYFGSINQALKGLK; encoded by the coding sequence ATGTCATTCGCCGATTTATTTGCTCCCCGTCCGGCCACCAAAAAACTGGCAGAATGCCTACGCCGTTTGTCGCTGTCGCTGGAGGCAGGCATTGATGTCCGCCGCGCCCTGGAAAGTGAAGCGAGGCGATCGCCCTACGGCTTGCGCGAACGGTTGGAGCGCATGAGCGGCATGGTCAACAAGGGTTCGTCGTTTGCCGCCGCCATGCAAGAAACGGGCGATTACTTTCCGCCGTTGATGCGCGAAGTGGTTTCGCTGGGAGAACAAACCGGCCACCTGCCGGAAGTGCTCAAGCAGTTGGCCGAACATTACGAAGGGCAGGTTGGCCTGCGGCGCGTGTTTATGGCTACGGTCGCGTGGCCTCTTGCTGAGCTCGCAATCGCGTTGGCCGTCATTGGTTTTCTGATTTGGATGTCGGCGGTGATCGGCCGCATGACCGGTGCGAAAACCGATTTGCTGGGGCTGGGCTTAACCGGCGAGCTTGGCTTGTTCGTGTATTGTGTATTCCTCGGGCTCGTGGGCTGCGGCTTGTTTCTGCTCTATCGCGCAATGGTCACCGGACAACTGTGGGCACGGCCGATTCAGCGGCTTGTCATGCGCATTCCGGCCATCAGCAGTGCCCTGCGGACTTTGGCCGTGGCGCGCTTCGCTTGGACCATGCACATTGCTCTGGATGCCGCGTTGGATGTAAAGCGTGCACTGCAGCTTGCCGTGGAAAGCACACACAACGCAGAATTCATTGATCAGGCGCCGCAAATGGAGGCGGTCATTACGCGCGGCCATCCCATTCACGAAGCCTTGACCGAGGCCGGCGTGTTCCCCATCGAACTGTTGCATGCCGTGCAAGTGGGCGAAGAAAGCGGCCGATTGCCAGAAACTTTGGCCATTTTGGCCAAGCAACAATTGGAGGCTAGCCGGAGCGCATTCGCCATTTTATCCCAATTAGCCGGTTGGCTCGTTTGGTGCTTAGTAGCGGGATTGATCATTGTTCTCATTTTCCGCCTGGCCGGCGTCTATTTCGGCAGCATCAATCAAGCGCTCAAAGGATTGAAATGA
- a CDS encoding site-2 protease family protein codes for MNPPPVPPELPPAADNPSLSPMTTVPHQTFQTTMSTGPAASFPPVPMRMLDEVDLGMRPRRRVLPLVLFLLTCFFTYAAGTYHWQPVAFGLQIDHQGANWDWDATWNQLKNNWQDGLLYMSCVMAVLLAHEMGHFLMTVRYRVPASYPIFLPMPMMLTGTMGAVIGMEGFRANRRQMFDIGLAGPLAGLVVTIPLVWLGIKLANQSIPQHGELIFGDPLLAKWLIRWLRPDIGPNEVLARNPIYMAGWVGMFVTGLNMMPISQLDGGHVIYALFLRRSRILARGFLLGAIAFIVVTGKVEWTLMVVIVTFIGVDHPRTSDDSVPLGPWRIFLGIASLVLPILCFTPFKLGSG; via the coding sequence ATGAATCCTCCGCCCGTTCCGCCAGAATTGCCGCCGGCTGCGGACAATCCCTCCCTTTCGCCGATGACTACGGTTCCGCATCAGACGTTTCAAACGACGATGTCCACGGGCCCGGCCGCTTCATTTCCACCTGTGCCCATGCGGATGTTGGACGAAGTTGATTTAGGCATGCGGCCGCGCCGGCGTGTACTGCCGCTGGTGCTGTTTTTGCTCACTTGCTTTTTTACCTATGCTGCCGGCACCTATCATTGGCAGCCGGTCGCGTTTGGCCTGCAAATAGATCATCAGGGTGCAAATTGGGATTGGGACGCAACGTGGAACCAACTGAAGAATAACTGGCAAGACGGCCTGCTTTACATGAGCTGCGTGATGGCTGTGCTGCTGGCTCATGAAATGGGACACTTTTTAATGACCGTGCGTTACCGAGTGCCGGCCAGCTATCCCATTTTTTTACCCATGCCCATGATGCTCACCGGCACGATGGGCGCGGTCATTGGCATGGAAGGATTCCGCGCGAACCGGCGACAAATGTTCGATATTGGATTGGCTGGACCGCTGGCCGGCTTGGTGGTCACCATTCCGCTGGTATGGTTGGGCATTAAATTGGCCAATCAAAGCATTCCGCAGCACGGGGAACTGATTTTTGGCGATCCGCTGTTGGCCAAATGGCTCATCCGTTGGTTGCGGCCAGATATTGGTCCCAACGAAGTGCTGGCCCGCAATCCAATTTACATGGCTGGTTGGGTAGGCATGTTTGTCACGGGACTGAACATGATGCCGATCAGCCAGTTGGATGGCGGCCACGTGATTTATGCCCTGTTTTTGCGTCGTTCGCGCATTCTGGCGCGCGGCTTTTTGCTGGGAGCTATTGCGTTCATTGTTGTCACCGGCAAAGTCGAGTGGACATTAATGGTGGTCATTGTCACGTTTATTGGGGTCGATCATCCGCGGACCTCCGACGACTCGGTCCCTCTGGGCCCTTGGCGAATATTTCTCGGCATTGCATCGCTGGTGCTACCGATCCTGTGTTTCACGCCGTTTAAATTAGGAAGCGGCTAG